Genomic DNA from Verrucomicrobiia bacterium:
GCGAGTTATCGGCAATTTTTCTTCCTCAACTTCAAAATCCACATCGCTCATTTGACATAAACGCAGCAAATCTTTTCCTAGCCCATCACTAATATCCATCATGGCCGAAGGTTTCACATGTTTCACAAGCCATTGCGCCTCTTGCAAACGCGGCACAAAATCCAAATGCTTGCCCTTTCGCGATCCACCCAAAGTTCCTGTAACAAAAATAAAATCGCCTGACTCTGCACCCGATCGCAGCACCAGTTCTTTGCGTTTCACTTCACCTAAAAGAGCAATTGATAAAAAAAACTGAGAGGCTCGCGTAGTTTCACCTCCCACTAAATTAATCCCGTAACATTTCGCGCATTTCTCTATGCCTCGATAAAAGCCCAAAACCCGTTCCAATCTGGTGGTCAGCGGCGCACCCAATGTAATGAGAGCGGCCGTCGGCAAACCTCCCATCGCAGCTATATCACTCACGCAACGCGCCAAAGCCTTCCAACCCACGCGTTCCGGTTTTTCCTGCTTAAGAAAATGAATACCTTCCACCACTGCATCGGTTTTAAAAAGACAAAGTTTACCTTCAGATTGAGACAAGTTTAACACCGCGCAATCATGGCCAATTCCGTATAATACTCGTTTATTTTTTTTCTTCCACGAAAGCGTCAATTGTCGAATCACCTCATCTTCGCCCAAATCTTTTAGAAGATTTTTTTTAAACCGCATAAGACAACAAAACTTAAAATTCAAAATAACTAAGTTACCGACCTATAACCGCAACCAAATCAGGATAATTCATTGCCACGGTTAATGTCACGGCATTAAATAGTGCATGCAATCCAATATTGGTCCACAACGAACCGGTCAATTCATAAAGAAGACCTAGAAAAATTCCTAAAAACATCAAAGGCAAAAAAACGGGCAAATGTTGATGCATAGCACTAAATAAAATAGCAGTAATGAAAAGCGCCAGCCAACGC
This window encodes:
- a CDS encoding thiamine-phosphate kinase produces the protein MRFKKNLLKDLGEDEVIRQLTLSWKKKNKRVLYGIGHDCAVLNLSQSEGKLCLFKTDAVVEGIHFLKQEKPERVGWKALARCVSDIAAMGGLPTAALITLGAPLTTRLERVLGFYRGIEKCAKCYGINLVGGETTRASQFFLSIALLGEVKRKELVLRSGAESGDFIFVTGTLGGSRKGKHLDFVPRLQEAQWLVKHVKPSAMMDISDGLGKDLLRLCQMSDVDFEVEEEKLPITRGATKKQAWSEGEDFELLFTLKPKVAEKLQQHWPLQTRLTQIGVIKKKGAKKKKSKYLKTYGGFDHFQ